The following DNA comes from Lentibacillus sp. Marseille-P4043.
GGGGATCCCTATTGTAAGTATTTCCGTTATATTAAGACTGCTCTATTCCTATCAGCAAATTAACAGGTATTTGGAGCGAACAGGACAAATTGGTCACCAATTAACAAAACGATTAGAGATAGAAGAAGTTTATGATGTATTTATACAAGAATTAGGTAATTTAATACAGGTAGACTATGCATATATTTATGTAACAAATAATAATGAATACCTGAAATTAGAACGGCTGTATGACGGCAATAAAAAAGTGAATATAACCGCTGATTACGAACGAGTGGACCGAGACGAGGTCTTTAGTGGAAAGGTTTGGTCAATAGAAAGGCCAATTACTTTTGGGAAGGCGAAGGAATGGTCAACGATTAACAATGAAAAAATACCATTACATATAGAAAGCGTTTTGTCATTACCTGTGGAATATGACAATGACGTAATTGGTGTCGTAACCCTTGTTTCAAAACAGAAAAAGGCATTTGAGAAATACCATTTCCGAATTTTGGACATCCTAACAAACTATTTGGGAGTGGCGATTGAAAATGCTAAAAACTATGAAGAAACCAAATCAAAAAGTGAACGAGATAGCTTAACAGGCCTCTATAATTATCGATATTTAGAGAATCAAATGGAACATTATTATCAAGTGCTACCCTTAGATCAAAGTGAAATAGCTTCTCTAATCATTTTGGATATTGATCATTTTAAAACAATAAACGACAGCTATGGTCATGAATCAGGAAATGAAATACTTTGTCAAATTGCAAATCGGCTAACTGAATTGTTTTATGAGCATGCAATAATAGCACGTTACGGAGGTGAGGAGTTTGTTGTTTTTCTTCCGGAAACTGATTTAACGGAGGCAGTCCAACTTGCAGAATCATTACGTGTCAATATTGCTTCGATCCCATTTATTCTTAGAGAGCATATTTTAGACTATAATAATAGTACTGAAGTATCAATT
Coding sequences within:
- a CDS encoding sensor domain-containing diguanylate cyclase — protein: MFPIIINNQPVFFVNGISIVVFLSFGLFVEIILTQIAVLLVLKVDKKELYRIPLNMIMFLAVSVTSAAVFWLLGGNHQTFDYRDSTDIIAVFGYAISTFIVNQSIIKLFRRFLFKQKMRFFDKGLVWELTSSLLVIPVGLVLAVLYTEIGMAAIFYMGIPIVSISVILRLLYSYQQINRYLERTGQIGHQLTKRLEIEEVYDVFIQELGNLIQVDYAYIYVTNNNEYLKLERLYDGNKKVNITADYERVDRDEVFSGKVWSIERPITFGKAKEWSTINNEKIPLHIESVLSLPVEYDNDVIGVVTLVSKQKKAFEKYHFRILDILTNYLGVAIENAKNYEETKSKSERDSLTGLYNYRYLENQMEHYYQVLPLDQSEIASLIILDIDHFKTINDSYGHESGNEILCQIANRLTELFYEHAIIARYGGEEFVVFLPETDLTEAVQLAESLRVNIASIPFILREHILDYNNSTEVSITASLGVATYPLHCESHSELIRHADRAMYIGAKRKGRNKVAVYEELQTL